From the Verrucomicrobiota bacterium genome, the window GGCGGGGGAGCACCGCGCGCATGGCTTCCATCCGCAGTTCGGCGCCCGCCGTCGTGTCATCCACCACGGCGAGCAATGGTGCGTCCAGGTCCGGAATCTGCCAGAGCGCCGCCGTTTTGGCGGCGTGGAATCGCGTTTGGGGAGAAGGGCTGGCCAGGCTGCTTTGCAGCGCATCGACCCACACCCGCGACGGCGCGCGCAAGCTGACTTGAGCCAACGTTTCCCAGAGAAGAACCGCGCGGTCTGAGGACTGCGAGTTGAGGGACCGGGTCAACGCTTCGGCGACCAATCGTTGAACCGCGGCGTCGCTCTGGAACGCGAGAATCAGGTTGCGCAGAACGGCCGGTTCGTCACCGGCCGATTCGGTTTTGAGCAGAAGCGTTCGCGTGACCTCCGACGCGTGGAGCGTCCATTCTTTGTGCTTTTGCAGAATTTGGAGAGCGGTTTTGCGCAGATCGGAATCCTCCGAAGAGAGGCGCGCGATCACCGCATCCGCCGTTAACATGTTCCGCGGCGGTTGATCCAGGATCAGCAGCGCCGCCTTCTGCACGCGCGAGTGCGCGTCGTGGAGCGCGCGGGTCAAGCCCGCCTCATCTGCGATCTGATACGCGGCGTGGATCAGCGCGTGCTCCAGGAACCGGCCAACACCCGGCTGGCGCAAGGCCGACCAAATTGCGGGCACGGCGTCTGTGTTTCCGCATCGAGCGAGCGCTTGGGCGGCGGCGAGTCGCGCTTGAGGAGACGCTGACTCAAGCAGCCGGCACAGCGCAGGAGTGGATTCACGGTCGGCACGCAATCCCAGCGCGTGAACAGCCACGCACACCAGGTCAGGTTCTCGATTTGTGAGGGCATTGCGCAAGGGCACGAGGGCCGCCGGATCCGGAATGGCCGACAACGCCCAGAGCGCATGGAGTTTTGCGTCGAGGGTAGGGCGGTGCTGCTGCGCCGCCGCATCGACTGAAAACCGGCTGCGCGGCAGCGCAGCCCTACCGTCGTGTCCTGGGGAACTGGCAGCGCGAGCCAACAGGGCCGCGAGCGCCGGGATCGACTCGGCTCCCCGCTTCGAGAGCAATAGCTGCGCGCGGTCACGCACAGCCCAGCGCCGGTCTTCGAGCAGAGGCACCAGTTGTTCGGCGCGCCGCGCGTTCCAGGAGATCTTCAGCCCCCAGGGATCGTCGATGCGGGCCAGCGTCATCGGCCGGATGCGATAGATGCCGCCGGGCGCGCGCGAATTTCGGATTCGTCCTGTCGGGCAATGCTGCACGTACCACCCTCCCGTATCGACCACGAGCAAGCCGCCTTCCGCGTCCTCCAACACATCGGACGGATGGAAATCCGGATCGTCACTCGCAATGAATTCATGATCGGCCACGCGGAAGGTTTCATGTTCGGGGATCAGGATGTGCCGCGCGACTTTGCGGGAATTGTGCTGGGCGGAGAATAAATTTCCCCTCATCTCCATCGGGAAGGAATCGCCGCGATAGAGGGCCAATCCGCTCAAGGCCACCGCCGGGTACAGCGCGGTCGCAGGCAAAGGATCTCCCGTGAGCGGATAGTGCGTTCCCTGGTCCGGTTGCATGGGATACAAACCGCCCTCGACCAGATGCACGAGGGCGTCGCGCATGCCGCCCTCCGGTTTCTGATACCAGTTGTCGGTCCCGAGGATCGCGCCGCCCCGCGTGAACACGATCTCGACGAGGTTCTCGAACCCCCGGCACAGAACCTCCGGATCGGCGCCGTCGGGTCGGCAGCGAATCAGCGCGCCGCTGCGCCCGGTCAGGATCGAACCGTCGCGCCGCGTGAGCCGATATCCATCCGGCTCGCCCATCGTCATGTAAAGCAATCCGTCCGGACCAAACGTCAGCCCGTGCAAACTTCCGTTGTCCGTGTGGCCGAATCCGGTCAGGACGACCGTGCGTTCGTCCGCGACGCCGTCGTCATTTTTGTCCGCGAAAGCCACCAGGTCCGGCGGGTCCGCCACGTAGAGCCGGCCCTCGCGCCACGCCAGGCCCATGGGGAAAACCAGGCGGTCCGCGAACACGCGCGCGGTTTCGAATCGGCCGTCCCCGTCGCGGTCCTCCAGAAGGCTGACGCGGCATTGGCGCGTTTGGGCGCGCAGTTCGGCGTACAAATCCAACCCGGACGATTCGGCCACGAAAAATCTTCCGCGCTCATCGAACGCCGCGAACATGGGGAAGACGACGGACGGATCCCCGGCCACCTTCTCGATCGCGAATCCTTCGGGCACGCGCACAAGTTCGGGCGCCTGCGCCGAGGCCGTATGAAGCGCGACGTACAGTGCGATGGCACATATTGCGCGCGGATTCCAGGACCGAGCCATGGCGCCAGACTACGTCGCGTCTCAGAACGGTTCAAGGAAAGCTGCCAGGTCGAGGGTGAAACCGGCGCGCCCCCCCCCGGTAAGGGTGGGCGAATGTCCTGGGCGGACTCGCCATCGACGCCGGGCTCGGCGGGAGTCCTGCACCGTTGTTTGCCGAGGGGCGGGCGGACGGGCGAAACGCGTTGACGCTCGCGTCGTCTGACATTACCGTCAGACGACATGAAAACGATTCCATTGCGCCAGTTGGTTCGTGAACCGCTCAAAGTCAAACGTTGGACTCGTTCCGGCCAGAGCGTGCAAGTCACGGACAACGGCAAGCCGCTTTGGGTCATTCAACCGGCAGACCGAGAGGAGGACGACGCGGAACGCGCGCGCGCTATCGATGAACTCTTAGATGAAGCGCTGCGAGCTCCGCGATCCCCGGTCAGCGCGGTCGCCCTTCTGGAGGAGTCCCGGCGATGAGGGTTTACGCGGACAGCAGTTTCATTCTCCGGCTGGTCACTGGCGAGGCAGGCGCGGAGCAGGCGGGAGCGGAGTATCGTCGGCTGGGACGCCCACCGATTTTCTACCTGCCGTTGCATGGCCTCGAAGTTGAGAACGGCATCCGGCTGCGCGCTTTTCACGAGCGACGCGTGCTCCCGTCCGGTTTGCGCATGCGAATCAACCGGGAACGAGACGCCGCCGTGTCGCGCCTGATTGGGTTCATAAAGCGTGGCGCATTCAAAGAGATCGTGCTGGATATGGACACTGCGACAGATCGGGCGCGCCGACTTTCGACCACGCACGCTGATCGAATCGGGGCCCGGTCTATTGATTTGCTTCATGTCGCGTGCGCGTTGTTGCTTGAAACCGAGGTTTTTCTCACGTTCGACCCACGTCAAGCTGAGCTGGCAAAAGCAGAGGGGTTGCAGGTGGCCACCGTGAGAGCCGAAGATCGACCGGCTTCACAGCTCTCGTCGCCCAGCCACCAGCACCGCTTGAAACGAAGCTGACTTCGAGCGGCCAGCGAGTATAATGGCTCACCATGAACTCAATCCTCAAAGCCCTTGATGGACGCGCTGGGTGGACCGTGGTGCTGGCGGCGGCGTTCGGCCTGGCCGCCGGTTGCGGTGAAAGGGATCCCAAGAATGCCCTGACCTATTGGAAGCCCTTTTCCCCGCCGGACGGGAATTTCAGCGTCACTATGCCGCCGAATCCGATCAAGGATGAGCCAAAAACCAGCACCGGCTTCGAGTCCAAGACCTATCGGATCGTCTCCGCCATGAGCAATCTCGCGGGCCTGGCCGTCAGTTACTCCGATCAACCTCCCAATGCCGCCGTGCTGAAAGATCCGAACAAGATTCTGGACGCAGTCCAAAAACAAGCCTTGTCCGATTTGCGCGGCGAACTGATCAGCGAGAAGCCCATCAAGCACAAGAATTATCCGGGGCGCGAGTTTCTGGCTTCGGTCAAAGGCGGCTTCACCGTGCGCCAGCGCATTTTTCTGGCGAACAAACGGATGTACAGCCTCATGGTGATCGCAGGGTCGAAAGGCCTCGAATCGCCCGAAGCCAAAACATTCTTCGACTCTTTCCAGATCCTCAATTGACCGCGGTTTTGTTTATGAAACGCACAACGATCGTGCCTGCCGCAGCAACCCTCGCCGGCCTCCTGCTCGGCGCCGGTTGCGGACCGGCCTCCGCCCCGGCAGCCGCCTCTGCCGAGCACCGCCAGGAATTGGAACGTCTTCGCGCCGCCAATCAGGAAGTGAAAAAGTTGCGGACCGAGAATCAAGAACTCGGCAGGCTTCGCCGCGACAACGACGAACTTCAGCGCCTGCGCGGATTCGACGCGGAGATCGTCCGCCTGCGAGCCGAGAATGAAAAAATGCGCCAGGCGCTTGTGGCGCTCAACATTCCCATTCAGCCTCCGCCGCCCGAACCGCAAGTCACCAATCGGCTCGAACCGATTCAGGATTTGGTCCGCGCGTTTGAAGACGCGGCGATTGTTGTGAGCAGCCAGGGAGAGCCCCGCCCTGAGGATCTTCCGTTGGAAGGTGACAACATTCTGATCGACCAGAGTGTCATCGGACTTTTGATTCCGGAATTCCAGGACCGCACCAACGCGGGACCGTATGAAGTTTCCGGATGGCTCGCTTCCAAGGGAGTCGTCCTTAAGAGCTACCAGCAGTTGAATCACGTGGGGTTGACCAATTACCAGGTCCGCCGCGCGCCGCCGAAGCAGCCGGGTTCGCCGGCGAAGTAGCGTGGCCCATGACCGCTCTTGAACCACCCGACAGTTACCATTTCTCCGCCGCCGAAGGCTGGCTCGTGCTGGGCAGCTACGCCGACGCGCTCGACGAATTACAGCGCATTTCTCCGACCTTGCAGGAACACCCGGATATCCTGCTGCTCCGCTGGCACGTCCACGCGAAGATGAAAGATTGGAAAGCGTGCGCGGAGGTTGGCCATCGGCTCGTGGCCGCGGCCCCGGATGAAATCTCGAGCTGGCAGAATTACGCGAACTCCCTCTTTTACGAGAAGCGTTACCGGGAGGCCTTCGATGCCTTATTCCCGGCCATCGAGAAATTCCCCAAGGAATGGAGCGTGCCGTACAATCTGGCCTGTTACGAATGCCAGATGGGCAAACTCGACGAAGCGATGGCGTGGTTCAAAATGGCTCTTTCTTTTGGCAACGCCGATGAAGTCAAGCAGCAGGCGCTGCGCGATCCGGACCTCGGCCCCGTTCACGACGCGATCCGCGACTTGCCCTAGGAACTGTGCTTTGAACCGGCGCATTGGGTTTGCCGAACGCGCCAACCCCGCCTCCAATCTCCACCGGCGCCTCGCGCAAACGGAAATCATGGCCGCGCAGAAGGACGGAGTGGCCGCGCGATCTGCGGAGTTCGTCAATCACCCGCGCCAGCCGCGCCTGCGCATCCTGGCGTTGCGCGGAGATTTCCAGCGGCAACTTGCTGCGAAAGCGGCCGTCATAAACGTTGGACAATTTCAAAGAGACGAGCCGCAGGCTCACGCGCCGTCTCCACGCCTTGCGGAGCATGCCGTGCAACCGGCCATACACGTCCGTTTCGAGATCGGTCGGTTCGAGGAGGCTTTCGCTCACCTGATCTTCGGCCATGTCGTTGTAGCGGACGCGCACGGTGAGCGTGCGGACACTGCGGCTTTCGTCGCGCACCGCCGCGAACAGATGGTCCGCCATGCGGCGCAAGGTGGCTTCGACGTATTCCTCGTCCGTCAGATCGCTGGCAAAGGTCTCCTGCTGGCTGAACGATTTTTGCGGTTCGCGCGCGGGAATCAACGGGCGCTCGTCAATGCCGCGGGCGAACTGGCGGATGGTCGCCGCCTGGCTGCCCAGCAACAGCGCCAGCATGTCCAACGGGGTCGCGGCGACGTGGCGAATCTCCACGAGCCCGGCCGCATTGAGCCGCGCGCTCGTCTTCGGGCCGATGCCGGGCAGCCATTGGTTGGGCAACGGGTGCAGGAACGCCGCTTCGTGGCCGGGCGGAACTTCATTGAACGCGGCAGGCTTGGTCAGTTTCGAAGCCACGGCGCTGACGAGCTTGTTCGTTCCGATGCCTTCGCTGACGGTGATTTTGAGCCGCTGCCCGATGGCCTGGCGGATGGTCAGCGCGATTTCAACCACCGGTTTTCGCGCGGCGGAAAGATCGAAGTAGCCTTCATCGATCGAAGTCTGCTCGACGTCGGGCGTGAAGTCGTAGCAATAGCCAAACATCCAGTTCGAGAATTGCTCGTAACGCTCGAAATTCCCCGGAAGGACGATCAGCTTCGGGCACAGCTTGCGCGCCCGCACCGTTGGCATCGGTGTGTAAATGCCGAATTTTCGCGCCTCGTAGGACGCGGACGCGATAATGCCGCGCTTTTCGCCGCCAACGGCCACGGGCTTGCCGCGCAGCTTGGCGTCCGCCGCCTGCTCCACGGCGGCGAAGAACGCATCGGCATCGAGATGGACGAGAGTGCGCAAGGTTGCGCTGTGACGATGGCCGAAAGCAGGAGGCAATGGTCATCCACGTTTCAGCCACAAATGGCGGATGACGACGACACCTGCCGGCAAGTTGTTCTCGATATAACTGAATGTGCGCTGGTGCTTGGAAATTGCAGTCGGTTCGGCGAACGGTGTTGCTCGCGTGCGTGGGCAAGACTCCGGGCCAAAGGAGGTCGGGATCGGTTCTTTGCGGTGGGAGGCAAGGGCTTCGGAGAGTTTGGGAATAAGGGAATAGCCTTCTCGCGCATAGCCAATCATCATGGCGCTTTGCATCGCCCAAGCATAATCGCCGCGGACAAAACGGATCAGTCCCTTGTCACAATAATGAGCGCCAACCGTGAGGTCGACGTCCACGGGTTTGCATTCGATGAAAAGCCAATCTTGCGTTGGATAAGCCACACTCGGGCGGTTGATGAACCCCACGATCAAGTCCGGCTTCAAATCACGTTTGCGGCCGTCGAAATTTCTCAGTTCAGTGCCACGCGCACCCACAGTGAACACATCCTTGTTGAATCCATCTACGAGTTCATTCTTGAACACGACATCGAACAGAGTTTCGTGGAGGCGATGGGTCACGCCATTTTCTTCTGCTGTGTCGAGGTCGAAACTCGGTTGCGGGTTTTCGATCATCCACCGCCATGCGCGAACGATGGCTTGTTCGACGATGAGGCAAGTCCGCAGAGAAAGGCGTTTATGTGGCAACTCAGTGCCATCCCATACCTCCTTAAACATTTCGAGCCACATGCGTCAGGCTTCGAAAACGTCGAGATGTTCGCGGACCAGTTCTGCCCCGATCAATCGCGCCCGACTGGGCGTCCAAAAGCGGTACTGGTTGAGCAATGCCACGAGCAAGCCGCCCTCGACTTGCTGAATGATGCGCGTGCTGCCGGTATCCTCGGCCAACTTGAGCAGCACGTCGCGGAACAAAGCGTCCGGAGCAGGCATCCTCGTGCCGCGTTTCGAGATGAACAGCAGGCCGAAGGGCGCGGAGGATTGGAGGAAAGGCACATCCGGCTTCCAGAGTTCAACCTGCGGTTCGTCCCCCGTGACTTTGAAGAATGGGCGCAGGATGGATTCCAGCCGTTTGCGGAAACGCTCACGCTCCGCCGGACGAGGCGGATTGCAGGCGCGGCTGCGTGACTCGATGTAGGGCATCGCCACATCTACCGTGTCGCGCACGACTTCCATGTCTTTGCTGTCGAGGCCGAACAGGCTTCCGAAGAAGGAATCTATCTCGTCGAACACCGTCAGATCGCGGGCAATAAGCCGGTCGGAAAGGCGAGACACGGTTTGGCGTTGCTCTGCTGTCAGCTTCTCGAAGGGGAAGATCGGGCAGTCGTCGAGATCTCCTTTCTGTAATTTCCGGCGCTCTGCGCCAAACTCGCTGCTGGTGCTGAGAACGTAGTGCATCCAAACAGTCGAGTGTGCGAAAATCTGGAGATAGCGAGCGAGGAGCACTGAGTGAGGGTGTCCTCCTGTTGAATATCCATAAAAGCTCTCATTGAAAGCCGCGTCTTCAAGGCACAAAACTGCCCGGTACAGTTCGACCCCAATGCCCGGGGCTACCTTTAGCAATACCAAGGGCGCGGAATAGTTCTCCCTCTTCCGCGGGCGGTTGAGTGTGTTTCTGGAGAAGCGCGGCAGAAGTCGAGTTTCGATTGTGAATTCACCGGGCGTTGAGCATGTGACGTCTGGAAGTCCGTTTAGGAACTTCGCGTCGAACTGCTCTTGGTCCTCTGCGATTCTGTAACCTTGGGAAGCAGGGAGCTTCGTTGATTCCCAATAGCGAAGAAGCGATGAAAGGCCCGAAGAACTCTGACGACTAACAACCTCGGCGTCCAATGGCGTCCCTAGCGCCACCGTCTTCCAAATCCACGGTCGTTCAAACGTCGCCTCCACCTCGATGGGCTGAACGGATTTCGCATCAATCCGCATCTCGCCATTTCGATTCAGTGCAGCGTCATACTGTGGGGTGACAAGCCGCAGCGTGTGACCGGCTCTGGGCTTCCGATTGCGGGCGAAAAGCAACATGAACGGCTGGCTCATCTGCGGCCACACCGCCGTATCCGACAGGTTCGTGCCGTTGATGATGCCCGTGACCTCGACCAGTCGCAGGAAAGTCTCACGGGCACGGCGTGGAATGTCTTCCTGTTTGAGCAGAATGCGCGCGGGAAGCGCCATTGCGATACGGCCACCGGGTTTGCACCACTCCGTCGCCTTCCAGACAAACGGCAGGTCCGGGCCGAAGTCGGGATTCTCATACGCGTCAGCCGTTAGCTGGTCCGCGCGGAGAGCGATGATGGCTTTGCTCAGTCGGT encodes:
- a CDS encoding tetratricopeptide repeat protein; the protein is MTALEPPDSYHFSAAEGWLVLGSYADALDELQRISPTLQEHPDILLLRWHVHAKMKDWKACAEVGHRLVAAAPDEISSWQNYANSLFYEKRYREAFDALFPAIEKFPKEWSVPYNLACYECQMGKLDEAMAWFKMALSFGNADEVKQQALRDPDLGPVHDAIRDLP
- a CDS encoding type II toxin-antitoxin system VapC family toxin codes for the protein MRVYADSSFILRLVTGEAGAEQAGAEYRRLGRPPIFYLPLHGLEVENGIRLRAFHERRVLPSGLRMRINRERDAAVSRLIGFIKRGAFKEIVLDMDTATDRARRLSTTHADRIGARSIDLLHVACALLLETEVFLTFDPRQAELAKAEGLQVATVRAEDRPASQLSSPSHQHRLKRS
- a CDS encoding c-type cytochrome translates to MARSWNPRAICAIALYVALHTASAQAPELVRVPEGFAIEKVAGDPSVVFPMFAAFDERGRFFVAESSGLDLYAELRAQTRQCRVSLLEDRDGDGRFETARVFADRLVFPMGLAWREGRLYVADPPDLVAFADKNDDGVADERTVVLTGFGHTDNGSLHGLTFGPDGLLYMTMGEPDGYRLTRRDGSILTGRSGALIRCRPDGADPEVLCRGFENLVEIVFTRGGAILGTDNWYQKPEGGMRDALVHLVEGGLYPMQPDQGTHYPLTGDPLPATALYPAVALSGLALYRGDSFPMEMRGNLFSAQHNSRKVARHILIPEHETFRVADHEFIASDDPDFHPSDVLEDAEGGLLVVDTGGWYVQHCPTGRIRNSRAPGGIYRIRPMTLARIDDPWGLKISWNARRAEQLVPLLEDRRWAVRDRAQLLLSKRGAESIPALAALLARAASSPGHDGRAALPRSRFSVDAAAQQHRPTLDAKLHALWALSAIPDPAALVPLRNALTNREPDLVCVAVHALGLRADRESTPALCRLLESASPQARLAAAQALARCGNTDAVPAIWSALRQPGVGRFLEHALIHAAYQIADEAGLTRALHDAHSRVQKAALLILDQPPRNMLTADAVIARLSSEDSDLRKTALQILQKHKEWTLHASEVTRTLLLKTESAGDEPAVLRNLILAFQSDAAVQRLVAEALTRSLNSQSSDRAVLLWETLAQVSLRAPSRVWVDALQSSLASPSPQTRFHAAKTAALWQIPDLDAPLLAVVDDTTAGAELRMEAMRAVLPRHARLSQAAFDLLLAGVGSQSNPVSRLTAAGLLGKAELTDAQIKTLLESIRQVPLLSPSILTPALARAGENAYPLVLAYLSDALRSGWRPGDEEAARLVRNAPKPLIEESSRWVAEVKRMKASESQRLSGLEPLLKGGEIGRGREIFFGVKAACSACHRVGHRGGVIGPDLTKIGAIRAGRDLLESIVVPSSTFAQGYESYSATLKDGREIDGILVHQTAEAIRMRDAGGAEHLIHQQDVQELKRRATSLMPDGLDSALSPGEFRDLLAFLQSLK
- the dinB gene encoding DNA polymerase IV; the encoded protein is MRTLVHLDADAFFAAVEQAADAKLRGKPVAVGGEKRGIIASASYEARKFGIYTPMPTVRARKLCPKLIVLPGNFERYEQFSNWMFGYCYDFTPDVEQTSIDEGYFDLSAARKPVVEIALTIRQAIGQRLKITVSEGIGTNKLVSAVASKLTKPAAFNEVPPGHEAAFLHPLPNQWLPGIGPKTSARLNAAGLVEIRHVAATPLDMLALLLGSQAATIRQFARGIDERPLIPAREPQKSFSQQETFASDLTDEEYVEATLRRMADHLFAAVRDESRSVRTLTVRVRYNDMAEDQVSESLLEPTDLETDVYGRLHGMLRKAWRRRVSLRLVSLKLSNVYDGRFRSKLPLEISAQRQDAQARLARVIDELRRSRGHSVLLRGHDFRLREAPVEIGGGVGAFGKPNAPVQSTVPRASRGSRRERGRGPDRAAPAA